A portion of the Malania oleifera isolate guangnan ecotype guangnan chromosome 3, ASM2987363v1, whole genome shotgun sequence genome contains these proteins:
- the LOC131150911 gene encoding 23 kDa jasmonate-induced protein-like, with translation MSSNVFGTPITDDYIKGLPGAPNDITAAVRAQYAMDYINDGSKNVDAQTYVDNLKSQYGNGITCRVVFYNATGGTLSYVTDHDYHGHIGAAPYPLKLQNGQWGAFLHVHPTGAMVGSSAAAVYGGVNGSGEGRDWMMAWSIPYIGSNHSYTEIRESGHFADANDVWGVISDKMGNSGHETEDSWGGCKSKAIIGESTSPAYTAMFTLEDVKFLT, from the exons ATGTCGTCCAACGTGTTTGGGACTCCAATCACCGACGATTACATAAAGGGATTGCCGGGCGCTCCGAATGACATAACGGCGGCGGTGAGGGCGCAGTACGCCATGGACTACATCAACGACGGCAGCAAGAACGTCGATGCGCAGACCTACGTCGACAACCTCAAATCCCAGTACGGCAACGGAATCACCTGCCGTGTCGTGTTTTACAACGCCACCGGTGGCACCCTCAGCTACGTCACCGACCACGACTACCACGGCCACATCGGCGCCGCCCCTTACCCCCTCAAGTTGCAGAATGGCCAGTGGGGCGCCTTTCTCCACGTCCACCCCACCGGCGCCATGGTAGGTTCCTCCGCCGCCGCCGTCTACGGCGGCGTGAACGGAAGTGGAGAGGGCCGCGACTGGATGATGGCTTGGTCTATTCCTTACATCGGGAGCAACCAC TCCTATACTGAGATACGTGAATCTGGACATTTTGCTGATGCTAATGATGTTTGGGGTGTCATTTCTGACAAAATGGGTAACTCTGGACACGAAACAGAAGATAGTTGGGGTGGATGCAAGTCAAAAGCGATAATTGGTGAAAGTACTTCACCAGCATATACTGCAATGTTCACTTTGGAAGATGTTAAGTTCCTGACATAG
- the LOC131151542 gene encoding uncharacterized protein LOC131151542 yields the protein MEASNNYNDLVILNDDQLRTLAEQIRYQEATVIQQTNFKTPKELLEFLANSKSSQESVLALLATGQEVVTKYQDDAVKGPIARDLHLYIVYCCNSALQTVPNYHVRKGYLQKIRDHVDVLLSVLDDLDAAEQNPVAVVANGVVQYKNAMLIYTRQFKSTLSSNFSAALKNEGVKYENLVQLYASKLGFQGHFKDLEDEQKAQVFESIIATSGRESSPIKDVMSTASKAKGIAVNVYKVGSVVWDIYSSDHKFKKETIDAIAAVVKEKGAELGEIINAALDTELLVVEAEALFVTLAGIAGGFFIREFIVGTFVGWLMDALLGTATFPSSAKGLHCYISSLPDGVALARAIAHDGTKDPNVNSTN from the exons ATGGAAGCCAGCAATAATTACAACGACCTCGTGATTCTGAACGACGACCAGCTGCGCACACTCGCCGAGCAAATCCGCTACCAGGAAGCCACCGTCATCCAACAGACCAACTTCAAAACCCCAAAGGAGCTCTTGGAGTTCCTCGCCAACAGCAAATCCAGCCAGGAGTCCGTCCTCGCCCTCCTCGCCACCGGCCAAGAAGTGGTAACCAAGTACCAAGACGACGCCGTTAAGGGCCCCATTGCACGCGACTTGCACCTCTACATCGTCTACTGCTGCAACAGCGCCCTCCAGACCGTCCCCAACTACCACGTCAGGAAGGGCTACCTCCAGAAAATACGTGACCACGTGGACGTGCTCCTCAGCGTCCTCGATGACCTGGACGCCGCCGAGCAAAACCCCGTCGCCGTCGTGGCCAATGGCGTCGTCCAGTACAAGAATGCCATGTTGATTTACACCCGACAGTTCAAGAGCACCCTCTCCTCCAACTTCTCCGCCGCGCTTAAGAACGAAGGCGTCAAATACGAGAACCTGGTGCAATT GTATGCGAGCAAGCTTGGATTTCAAGGACACTTCAAGGACTTAGAGGATGAACAAAAGGCACAA GTATTTGAGTCAATTATTGCTACATCAGGACGAGAATCATCTCCAATCAAAGATGTGATGTCAACAGCATCAAAGGCTAAAGGCATTGCTGTGAATGTTTACAAAGTGGGGTCAGTGGTGTGGGATATATACTCGTCGGATCACAAGTTTAAAAAAGAGACAATTGATGCAATAGCGGCTGTAGTAAAAGAGAAGGGAGCGGAGTTGGGGGAAATCATTAACGCAGCATTGGACACAGAACTATTGGTGGTAGAGGCGGAAGCGCTATTTGTGACCTTGGCTGGAATTGCAGGGGGCTTCTTCATTAGGGAGTTCATTGTGGGAACATTTGTGGGTTGGTTGATGGATGCCCTTTTGGGCACCGCAACCTTTCCTAGCAGCGCCAAAGGACTTCACTGCTACATCTCTTCCCTACCTGATGGTGTGGCTTTGGCTCGTGCAATTGCACATGATGGCACTAAAGATCCTAATGTCAATTCCACAAATTGA